The following proteins are encoded in a genomic region of Sesamum indicum cultivar Zhongzhi No. 13 linkage group LG8, S_indicum_v1.0, whole genome shotgun sequence:
- the LOC105167576 gene encoding VQ motif-containing protein 22 — MSNPSDWMQLFSNNFTNINPIEIPQSTITTTDVVVATTTGAATTSRNDHDLTPNQGRVSKPVRKRSRASRRTPTTLFNTDTTNFRAMVQQFTGGPSSTSTARPQLPVTLGTFRVTQHVASTAATMAPTTGRFQVQYPNQMQQQHMFMLSSNMHGGGGSGGVSSHAPPGTSPTNENRNYDNYMR; from the coding sequence ATGTCAAATCCAAGTGATTGGAtgcaattattttcaaataatttcacGAATATCAATCCGATTGAAATCCCTCAATCAACCATCACTACCACCGACGTTGTCGTCGCCACAACCACAGGTGCCGCCACCACTTCAAGAAATGATCATGACTTGACCCCTAATCAGGGCCGTGTATCGAAACCCGTCCGCAAACGGTCGAGGGCTTCCCGACGAACCCCCACCACACTATTCAACACTGACACGACCAACTTTCGGGCTATGGTGCAGCAATTCACGGGAGGCCCTTCCTCCACGTCGACCGCCAGACCTCAGCTCCCTGTCACACTCGGCACATTCAGGGTTACGCAGCATGTGGCTAGCACGGCGGCAACAATGGCTCCAACGACGGGCAGGTTTCAGGTGCAGTACCCTAACCAAATGCAACAGCAACACATGTTCATGTTGAGTAGTAACATGCATGGCGGCGGCGGCAGTGGTGGCGTGTCATCACACGCGCCACCAGGGACGTCCCCGACCAATGAGAATCGGAATTATGATAACTACATGCGTTAA
- the LOC105167440 gene encoding choline-phosphate cytidylyltransferase 2, with translation MGESGVGTTESERRQTAINNAASTENGNGRSSAGFSSSSDHPIRVYADGIYDLFHFGHARSLEQAKRLFPNTYLLVGCCNDETTHKYKGKTVMTESERYESLRHCKWVDEVIPDAPWVINQEFLDRNKIDYVAHDSLPYADASGAGKDVYEFVKAVGRFKETKRTDGISTSDVIMRIVKDYNQYVMRNLDRGYTRKELNLSYVKEKRLRVNMRLKKLQEKVKEHQEKVGEKIQTVAKTAGVHPNVWVENADRWVAGFLEMFEEGCHKMGTAIRDRIQGSLRGQQVRGLLSNGHKSSSDDDDDDGDDYEEYYFEDDEEYYDYEEYYDSDGNI, from the exons ATGGGGGAGAGCGGTGTTGGAACAACAGAGTCGGAGCGGAGGCAGACCGCCATTAACAACGCTGCAAG CACCGAGAACGGCAACGGTAGAAGTTCTGCAGGTTTTTCTTCCTCGTCCGACCACCCAATTCGTGTCTATGCTGATGGGATATATGATCTCTTCCACTTCGGCCACGCTCGCTCCCTTGAACAAGCCAAGAGGCT GTTCCCGAATACATACTTGCTGGTGGGATGCTGCAATGATGAGACTACGCATAAGTACAAGGGCAAGACTGTTATGACCGAATCAGAGCGCTATGAATCCCTTCGTCATTGCAA GTGGGTTGATGAGGTTATTCCTGATGCCCCATGGGTAATAAATCAAGAGTTTCTTGacagaaacaaaattgattaTGTGGCTCATGATTCTCTACC TTATGCTGATGCAAGTGGAGCTGGAAAGGATGTTTATGAATTT GTGAAAGCTGTTGGAAGATTTAAAGAGACTAAAAGGACAGATGGAATTTCTACATCAGATGTCATTATGAGAATAGTAAAGGATTATAACCAATATGTGATGCGCAATTTGGATCGTGGATATACAAGGAAGGAGCTTAACCTCAGTTATGTTAAG GAAAAGCGACTGAGAGTGAATATGAGACTGAAGAAACTGCAAGAGAAAGTCAAGGAGCATCAAGAGAAAGTGGGTGAAAAG ATACAAACTGTTGCAAAAACAGCTGGTGTGCATCCTAATGTGTGGGTTGAGAATGCTGATCGATGGGTTGCTGGGTTTCTTGAAATGTTTGAGGAAGGTTGCCATAAAATG GGGACTGCTATTAGAGACCGAATTCAGGGGAGTTTAAGAGGACAACAAGTGAGGGGTTTGCTGTCAAATGGCCATAAGAGTAGTAGTGACGATGACGACGATGACGGTGATGATTATGAAGAGTACTATTTCGAGGACGATGAAGAATATTATGATTATGAGGAATACTATGACAGTGATGGGAATATATGA
- the LOC105167441 gene encoding zinc transporter 5, producing MGISSSVRMKTFFWASIILLPAVVLAECTCELKGEEDRNRAGALKYKLAAIVAILAASAVGVCLPVLGRTVAALSPERNLFFILKAFAAGVILSTGFIHVLPDAFESLTSPCLGEKPWEDFPFAGFVAMVAAIGTLMVDTYATAHYQRQAEKKNCKKEEEEEGMVPVHTHATHGAVSLESGETELLRHRVISQVLELGIIVHSVIIGIALGASDSPKTIRPLIGALTFHQLFEGIGLGGCITQAKFDAAAITLMAIFFSLTTPTGIAVGIGLSNIYSETSPTALIVEGVFNSASAGILIYMALVDLLSADFMSHKMQTNLKLQLGANASLLLGAGCMSLLAKWA from the exons ATGGGAATTTCCTCTTCTGTTAGAATGAAAACTTTCTTCTGGGCTTCCATCATTCTCCTTCCGGCGGTTGTGTTGGCAGAATGCACCTGCGAGCTCAAAGGAGAGGAAGATCGGAACAGGGCTGGGGCTTTGAAGTACAAGCTCGCTGCCATTGTGGCGATCCTGGCCGCCAGCGCCGTCGGGGTCTGCCTCCCGGTGCTGGGCAGGACGGTGGCGGCGCTGAGCCCGGAGAGGAACTTGTTCTTCATCTTGAAGGCGTTTGCCGCGGGAGTGATTCTGTCGACGGGTTTTATTCATGTTTTGCCGGATGCGTTTGAGAGCCTGACATCGCCATGTCTCGGGGAGAAGCCGTGGGAGGATTTCCCGTTCGCGGGGTTCGTTGCTATGGTGGCGGCGATCGGGACATTGATGGTGGATACGTATGCGACGGCGCATTACCAACGGCAGGCGGAGAAGAAGAACTGTaagaaggaggaggaggaagaagggatGGTGCCGGTTCACACGCATGCTACGCATGGGGCGGTGTCGTTGGAGTCGGGGGAGACTGAACTGCTTCGTCATCGTGTCATCTCTCAG GTTTTGGAGCTGGGAATCATAGTCCACTCAGTAATAATTGGCATTGCTTTAGGAGCTTCGGACAGTCCTAAAACCATAAGACCTCTCATTGGTGCATTGACCTTCCATCAGCTCTTCGAAGGCATTGGTCTTGGAGGTTGCATTACACAG GCCAAGTTTGATGCGGCAGCAATAACATTAATGGCGATTTTCTTCTCCCTTACGACCCCGACAGGCATAGCCGTTGGCATCGGACTAAGCAACATCTACAGTGAGACGAGCCCGACAGCGCTGATCGTGGAAGGGGTGTTCAACTCGGCATCGGCAGGAATATTGATCTACATGGCCTTAGTTGATCTCCTTTCTGCTGATTTTATGAGTCACAAAATGCAAACCAATTTAAAGCTTCAATTGGGGGCCAATGCTTCTCTTCTTTTAGGTGCTGGTTGTATGTCTCTCTTAGCCAAGTGGGCATGA